In Cygnus olor isolate bCygOlo1 chromosome 12, bCygOlo1.pri.v2, whole genome shotgun sequence, one DNA window encodes the following:
- the TERF2 gene encoding telomeric repeat-binding factor 2 isoform X3 yields MAGERARGAGGRREKAAAAAAARGEEAMNRWVLQFYFHQAVAAYRAGRNRDFRQLRDVMQGTPGLAAGGRARRGARPRAPAALLVRPLEKHPPVVQLLRVMQFLSRIEEGENLDCSFDREMELTPLESAMGILQLFQKEFSVPEKKVEPVQKMLKEAAVIVCIRNREFDKASAILKRHMGKDPRVQKKKAELQAIIREKNHAHPMIRDFSYGDFQQDMFQFLKTYVDSSEPVLVTMMKTLNSERAEEPKRSSAAPGSASGARDQAAAPKPVGMEQDPAGAPKPAETAEDTAVPPSPAERAEDPAGAPEPMEESSYPAAAPEHIIAAVKNLEDVSERMEIPEQAAAAAPELAEVPSRDSERQPSGTVTTYGISVLREAFKILSDSRDSDALFTKLDETDFSFPKQLSPSVSHRNKRRKEEENQDSEISDPPEIPNKVKRLTISKLVMEQDNQSNESSESPDSSQEPVVSSASKSVQKLPNQHESTESAKSRKGKWSSLYTEEQKDSWSDEEELFSGVALLEQNGHNSGVFGSKKQKWTVQESEWIKEGVKKYGEGRWKSICQKYPFQNRTSVMIKDRWRTMKRLGML; encoded by the exons ATGGCGGGCGAGCGGGCGCGGGGCGCTGGCGGGCGGCGGGagaaggcggcggcggcggcggcggcgcggggcgagGAGGCGATGAACCGCTGGGTGCTGCAGTTCTACTTCCACCAGGCCGTGGCGGCCTACCGCGCCGGAAGGAACCGCGACTTCCGGCAGCTCCGCGACGTCATGCAAGGTACGCCGGGACTGGCGGCGGGAGGGCGGGCACGGCGTGGGGCCAGGCCGCGGGCACCCGCAG CGCTGCTGGTGCGGCCCCTGGAGAAGCACCCCCCCGTGGTGCAGCTGCTGCGCGTGATGCAGTTCCTGTCCCGCATCGAGGAAGGCGAGAACCTAG ATTGCAGCTTCGACAGAGAGATGGAGCTCACTCCTCTTGAGTCAGCAATGGGCATCCTgcagctgtttcagaaagaatTCAGCGTGCCGGAAAAGAAGGTGGAACCCGTccagaaaatgctgaaggagGCT gccGTTATCGTCTGCATCCGAAACAGAGAGTTCGACAAAGCTTCAGCAATTTTAAAGAGGCACATGGGGAAGGATCCCAGGGTCCAG aaaaagaaggcagagctgcaggccaTCATCCGGGAGAAGAACCACGCTCATCCGATGATCAGAGACTTCTCGTACGGGGACTTCCAGCAGGACATGTTCCAGTTCCTGAAGACCTACGTGGACAGCTCCGAGCCGGTGCTGGTGACG ATGATGAAGACTTTGAATTCAGAACGTGCCGAAGAACCAAAACGCTCATCGGCGGCTCCTGGATCTGCGAGTGGGGCCAGGgaccaggcagcagctcccaagcCCGTAGGAATGGAACAGGACCCAGCAGGAGCTCCAAAGCCTGCAGAAACTGCGGAAGACACGGCGGTACCTCCCAGCCCTGCGGAGAGGGCAGAGGACCCAGCAGGAGCTCCTGAGCCCATGGAAGAAAGCAGTtaccctgcagcagctcctgagcaCATAATAGCGGCGGTTAAGAACCTGGAAGACGTTTCAGAACGTATGGAAATacctgagcaggcagcagcagcggctcCAGAGCTTGCAGAAGTGCCTTCCAGGGACTCGGAAAG gCAGCCCTCTGGAACTGTAACCACGTATGGGATTTCTGTTCTGAGAGAAGCTTTCAAGATCCTGTCAGACTCCCGGGACTCAGATGCGCTCTTCACCAAACTGGATGaaacagacttttctttccccaagcAACTGTCTCCTTCTGTATCCCACAGAAACAAGAGAcggaaagaagaggaaaatcaaGATTCTGAGATCTCAGACCCTCCTGAAATCCCCAATAAGGTCAAACGCTTGACCATAAGTAAACTTGTCATGGAGCAAGACAACCAGAGCAACGAGTCGAGTGAAAGCCCAGACTCTTCCCAGGAGCCAGTTGTGTCTTCTGCCTCTAAATCCGTTCAGAAATTGCCCAACCAGCACGAGTCTACTGAAAGTGCCAA GTCCCGCAAAGGAAAGTGGAGCAGTTTATATACTGAAGAACAAAAGGACAGCTGGAGTGATGAGGAAGAGCTCTTCTCAGGTGTAG CATTACTTGAGCAAAATGGCCACAACTCTGGAGTCTTTGGTTCCAAGAAACAG AAATGGACGGTGCAGGAAAGTGAGTGGATCAAAGAGGGAGTAAAGAAGTACGGAGAAGGGAGATGGAAGTCCATCTGCCAGAAGTACCCCTTCCAGAACCGCACATCGGTGATGATCAAGGATCGCTGGCGGACCATGAAAAGGCTGGGGATGCTCTGA
- the TERF2 gene encoding telomeric repeat-binding factor 2 isoform X1 encodes MAGERARGAGGRREKAAAAAAARGEEAMNRWVLQFYFHQAVAAYRAGRNRDFRQLRDVMQGTPGLAAGGRARRGARPRAPAALLVRPLEKHPPVVQLLRVMQFLSRIEEGENLDCSFDREMELTPLESAMGILQLFQKEFSVPEKKVEPVQKMLKEAAVIVCIRNREFDKASAILKRHMGKDPRVQKKKAELQAIIREKNHAHPMIRDFSYGDFQQDMFQFLKTYVDSSEPVLVTMMKTLNSERAEEPKRSSAAPGSASGARDQAAAPKPVGMEQDPAGAPKPAETAEDTAVPPSPAERAEDPAGAPEPMEESSYPAAAPEHIIAAVKNLEDVSERMEIPEQAAAAAPELAEVPSRDSERWAEKSGPMWWVKVGGRSHLLSWSGGWCPRASDGSRAPRGVSVCVGGLGVPSSGGVSTLGSWRIVEGHTAGEKPDVSDVGAVGVKHLQAAQFCLFCRQPSGTVTTYGISVLREAFKILSDSRDSDALFTKLDETDFSFPKQLSPSVSHRNKRRKEEENQDSEISDPPEIPNKVKRLTISKLVMEQDNQSNESSESPDSSQEPVVSSASKSVQKLPNQHESTESAKSRKGKWSSLYTEEQKDSWSDEEELFSGVALLEQNGHNSGVFGSKKQKWTVQESEWIKEGVKKYGEGRWKSICQKYPFQNRTSVMIKDRWRTMKRLGML; translated from the exons ATGGCGGGCGAGCGGGCGCGGGGCGCTGGCGGGCGGCGGGagaaggcggcggcggcggcggcggcgcggggcgagGAGGCGATGAACCGCTGGGTGCTGCAGTTCTACTTCCACCAGGCCGTGGCGGCCTACCGCGCCGGAAGGAACCGCGACTTCCGGCAGCTCCGCGACGTCATGCAAGGTACGCCGGGACTGGCGGCGGGAGGGCGGGCACGGCGTGGGGCCAGGCCGCGGGCACCCGCAG CGCTGCTGGTGCGGCCCCTGGAGAAGCACCCCCCCGTGGTGCAGCTGCTGCGCGTGATGCAGTTCCTGTCCCGCATCGAGGAAGGCGAGAACCTAG ATTGCAGCTTCGACAGAGAGATGGAGCTCACTCCTCTTGAGTCAGCAATGGGCATCCTgcagctgtttcagaaagaatTCAGCGTGCCGGAAAAGAAGGTGGAACCCGTccagaaaatgctgaaggagGCT gccGTTATCGTCTGCATCCGAAACAGAGAGTTCGACAAAGCTTCAGCAATTTTAAAGAGGCACATGGGGAAGGATCCCAGGGTCCAG aaaaagaaggcagagctgcaggccaTCATCCGGGAGAAGAACCACGCTCATCCGATGATCAGAGACTTCTCGTACGGGGACTTCCAGCAGGACATGTTCCAGTTCCTGAAGACCTACGTGGACAGCTCCGAGCCGGTGCTGGTGACG ATGATGAAGACTTTGAATTCAGAACGTGCCGAAGAACCAAAACGCTCATCGGCGGCTCCTGGATCTGCGAGTGGGGCCAGGgaccaggcagcagctcccaagcCCGTAGGAATGGAACAGGACCCAGCAGGAGCTCCAAAGCCTGCAGAAACTGCGGAAGACACGGCGGTACCTCCCAGCCCTGCGGAGAGGGCAGAGGACCCAGCAGGAGCTCCTGAGCCCATGGAAGAAAGCAGTtaccctgcagcagctcctgagcaCATAATAGCGGCGGTTAAGAACCTGGAAGACGTTTCAGAACGTATGGAAATacctgagcaggcagcagcagcggctcCAGAGCTTGCAGAAGTGCCTTCCAGGGACTCGGAAAGGTGGGCAGAGAAATCTGGCCCCATGTGGTGGGTAAAAGTTGGCGGCAGGTCTCACTTGCTCTCGTGGAGTGGTGGTTGGTGTCCGCGTGCTTCAGATGGTTCCCGGGCGCCCCGGGGGGTGTCGGTGTGCGTGGGAGGGTTGGGAGTGCCCTCCTCAGGAGGCGTTAGCACCCTGGGGTCGTGGCGAATTGTTGAGGGTCACACCGCAGGAGAAAAGCCTGATGTCAGCGATGTCGGAGCCGTTGGGGTGAAACATTTACAAGCTGctcagttttgtttattttgtaggCAGCCCTCTGGAACTGTAACCACGTATGGGATTTCTGTTCTGAGAGAAGCTTTCAAGATCCTGTCAGACTCCCGGGACTCAGATGCGCTCTTCACCAAACTGGATGaaacagacttttctttccccaagcAACTGTCTCCTTCTGTATCCCACAGAAACAAGAGAcggaaagaagaggaaaatcaaGATTCTGAGATCTCAGACCCTCCTGAAATCCCCAATAAGGTCAAACGCTTGACCATAAGTAAACTTGTCATGGAGCAAGACAACCAGAGCAACGAGTCGAGTGAAAGCCCAGACTCTTCCCAGGAGCCAGTTGTGTCTTCTGCCTCTAAATCCGTTCAGAAATTGCCCAACCAGCACGAGTCTACTGAAAGTGCCAA GTCCCGCAAAGGAAAGTGGAGCAGTTTATATACTGAAGAACAAAAGGACAGCTGGAGTGATGAGGAAGAGCTCTTCTCAGGTGTAG CATTACTTGAGCAAAATGGCCACAACTCTGGAGTCTTTGGTTCCAAGAAACAG AAATGGACGGTGCAGGAAAGTGAGTGGATCAAAGAGGGAGTAAAGAAGTACGGAGAAGGGAGATGGAAGTCCATCTGCCAGAAGTACCCCTTCCAGAACCGCACATCGGTGATGATCAAGGATCGCTGGCGGACCATGAAAAGGCTGGGGATGCTCTGA
- the TERF2 gene encoding telomeric repeat-binding factor 2 isoform X2: protein MAGERARGAGGRREKAAAAAAARGEEAMNRWVLQFYFHQAVAAYRAGRNRDFRQLRDVMQALLVRPLEKHPPVVQLLRVMQFLSRIEEGENLDCSFDREMELTPLESAMGILQLFQKEFSVPEKKVEPVQKMLKEAAVIVCIRNREFDKASAILKRHMGKDPRVQKKKAELQAIIREKNHAHPMIRDFSYGDFQQDMFQFLKTYVDSSEPVLVTMMKTLNSERAEEPKRSSAAPGSASGARDQAAAPKPVGMEQDPAGAPKPAETAEDTAVPPSPAERAEDPAGAPEPMEESSYPAAAPEHIIAAVKNLEDVSERMEIPEQAAAAAPELAEVPSRDSERWAEKSGPMWWVKVGGRSHLLSWSGGWCPRASDGSRAPRGVSVCVGGLGVPSSGGVSTLGSWRIVEGHTAGEKPDVSDVGAVGVKHLQAAQFCLFCRQPSGTVTTYGISVLREAFKILSDSRDSDALFTKLDETDFSFPKQLSPSVSHRNKRRKEEENQDSEISDPPEIPNKVKRLTISKLVMEQDNQSNESSESPDSSQEPVVSSASKSVQKLPNQHESTESAKSRKGKWSSLYTEEQKDSWSDEEELFSGVALLEQNGHNSGVFGSKKQKWTVQESEWIKEGVKKYGEGRWKSICQKYPFQNRTSVMIKDRWRTMKRLGML from the exons ATGGCGGGCGAGCGGGCGCGGGGCGCTGGCGGGCGGCGGGagaaggcggcggcggcggcggcggcgcggggcgagGAGGCGATGAACCGCTGGGTGCTGCAGTTCTACTTCCACCAGGCCGTGGCGGCCTACCGCGCCGGAAGGAACCGCGACTTCCGGCAGCTCCGCGACGTCATGCAAG CGCTGCTGGTGCGGCCCCTGGAGAAGCACCCCCCCGTGGTGCAGCTGCTGCGCGTGATGCAGTTCCTGTCCCGCATCGAGGAAGGCGAGAACCTAG ATTGCAGCTTCGACAGAGAGATGGAGCTCACTCCTCTTGAGTCAGCAATGGGCATCCTgcagctgtttcagaaagaatTCAGCGTGCCGGAAAAGAAGGTGGAACCCGTccagaaaatgctgaaggagGCT gccGTTATCGTCTGCATCCGAAACAGAGAGTTCGACAAAGCTTCAGCAATTTTAAAGAGGCACATGGGGAAGGATCCCAGGGTCCAG aaaaagaaggcagagctgcaggccaTCATCCGGGAGAAGAACCACGCTCATCCGATGATCAGAGACTTCTCGTACGGGGACTTCCAGCAGGACATGTTCCAGTTCCTGAAGACCTACGTGGACAGCTCCGAGCCGGTGCTGGTGACG ATGATGAAGACTTTGAATTCAGAACGTGCCGAAGAACCAAAACGCTCATCGGCGGCTCCTGGATCTGCGAGTGGGGCCAGGgaccaggcagcagctcccaagcCCGTAGGAATGGAACAGGACCCAGCAGGAGCTCCAAAGCCTGCAGAAACTGCGGAAGACACGGCGGTACCTCCCAGCCCTGCGGAGAGGGCAGAGGACCCAGCAGGAGCTCCTGAGCCCATGGAAGAAAGCAGTtaccctgcagcagctcctgagcaCATAATAGCGGCGGTTAAGAACCTGGAAGACGTTTCAGAACGTATGGAAATacctgagcaggcagcagcagcggctcCAGAGCTTGCAGAAGTGCCTTCCAGGGACTCGGAAAGGTGGGCAGAGAAATCTGGCCCCATGTGGTGGGTAAAAGTTGGCGGCAGGTCTCACTTGCTCTCGTGGAGTGGTGGTTGGTGTCCGCGTGCTTCAGATGGTTCCCGGGCGCCCCGGGGGGTGTCGGTGTGCGTGGGAGGGTTGGGAGTGCCCTCCTCAGGAGGCGTTAGCACCCTGGGGTCGTGGCGAATTGTTGAGGGTCACACCGCAGGAGAAAAGCCTGATGTCAGCGATGTCGGAGCCGTTGGGGTGAAACATTTACAAGCTGctcagttttgtttattttgtaggCAGCCCTCTGGAACTGTAACCACGTATGGGATTTCTGTTCTGAGAGAAGCTTTCAAGATCCTGTCAGACTCCCGGGACTCAGATGCGCTCTTCACCAAACTGGATGaaacagacttttctttccccaagcAACTGTCTCCTTCTGTATCCCACAGAAACAAGAGAcggaaagaagaggaaaatcaaGATTCTGAGATCTCAGACCCTCCTGAAATCCCCAATAAGGTCAAACGCTTGACCATAAGTAAACTTGTCATGGAGCAAGACAACCAGAGCAACGAGTCGAGTGAAAGCCCAGACTCTTCCCAGGAGCCAGTTGTGTCTTCTGCCTCTAAATCCGTTCAGAAATTGCCCAACCAGCACGAGTCTACTGAAAGTGCCAA GTCCCGCAAAGGAAAGTGGAGCAGTTTATATACTGAAGAACAAAAGGACAGCTGGAGTGATGAGGAAGAGCTCTTCTCAGGTGTAG CATTACTTGAGCAAAATGGCCACAACTCTGGAGTCTTTGGTTCCAAGAAACAG AAATGGACGGTGCAGGAAAGTGAGTGGATCAAAGAGGGAGTAAAGAAGTACGGAGAAGGGAGATGGAAGTCCATCTGCCAGAAGTACCCCTTCCAGAACCGCACATCGGTGATGATCAAGGATCGCTGGCGGACCATGAAAAGGCTGGGGATGCTCTGA
- the TERF2 gene encoding telomeric repeat-binding factor 2 isoform X6 — MAGERARGAGGRREKAAAAAAARGEEAMNRWVLQFYFHQAVAAYRAGRNRDFRQLRDVMQDCSFDREMELTPLESAMGILQLFQKEFSVPEKKVEPVQKMLKEAAVIVCIRNREFDKASAILKRHMGKDPRVQKKKAELQAIIREKNHAHPMIRDFSYGDFQQDMFQFLKTYVDSSEPVLVTMMKTLNSERAEEPKRSSAAPGSASGARDQAAAPKPVGMEQDPAGAPKPAETAEDTAVPPSPAERAEDPAGAPEPMEESSYPAAAPEHIIAAVKNLEDVSERMEIPEQAAAAAPELAEVPSRDSERQPSGTVTTYGISVLREAFKILSDSRDSDALFTKLDETDFSFPKQLSPSVSHRNKRRKEEENQDSEISDPPEIPNKVKRLTISKLVMEQDNQSNESSESPDSSQEPVVSSASKSVQKLPNQHESTESAKSRKGKWSSLYTEEQKDSWSDEEELFSGVALLEQNGHNSGVFGSKKQKWTVQESEWIKEGVKKYGEGRWKSICQKYPFQNRTSVMIKDRWRTMKRLGML; from the exons ATGGCGGGCGAGCGGGCGCGGGGCGCTGGCGGGCGGCGGGagaaggcggcggcggcggcggcggcgcggggcgagGAGGCGATGAACCGCTGGGTGCTGCAGTTCTACTTCCACCAGGCCGTGGCGGCCTACCGCGCCGGAAGGAACCGCGACTTCCGGCAGCTCCGCGACGTCATGCAAG ATTGCAGCTTCGACAGAGAGATGGAGCTCACTCCTCTTGAGTCAGCAATGGGCATCCTgcagctgtttcagaaagaatTCAGCGTGCCGGAAAAGAAGGTGGAACCCGTccagaaaatgctgaaggagGCT gccGTTATCGTCTGCATCCGAAACAGAGAGTTCGACAAAGCTTCAGCAATTTTAAAGAGGCACATGGGGAAGGATCCCAGGGTCCAG aaaaagaaggcagagctgcaggccaTCATCCGGGAGAAGAACCACGCTCATCCGATGATCAGAGACTTCTCGTACGGGGACTTCCAGCAGGACATGTTCCAGTTCCTGAAGACCTACGTGGACAGCTCCGAGCCGGTGCTGGTGACG ATGATGAAGACTTTGAATTCAGAACGTGCCGAAGAACCAAAACGCTCATCGGCGGCTCCTGGATCTGCGAGTGGGGCCAGGgaccaggcagcagctcccaagcCCGTAGGAATGGAACAGGACCCAGCAGGAGCTCCAAAGCCTGCAGAAACTGCGGAAGACACGGCGGTACCTCCCAGCCCTGCGGAGAGGGCAGAGGACCCAGCAGGAGCTCCTGAGCCCATGGAAGAAAGCAGTtaccctgcagcagctcctgagcaCATAATAGCGGCGGTTAAGAACCTGGAAGACGTTTCAGAACGTATGGAAATacctgagcaggcagcagcagcggctcCAGAGCTTGCAGAAGTGCCTTCCAGGGACTCGGAAAG gCAGCCCTCTGGAACTGTAACCACGTATGGGATTTCTGTTCTGAGAGAAGCTTTCAAGATCCTGTCAGACTCCCGGGACTCAGATGCGCTCTTCACCAAACTGGATGaaacagacttttctttccccaagcAACTGTCTCCTTCTGTATCCCACAGAAACAAGAGAcggaaagaagaggaaaatcaaGATTCTGAGATCTCAGACCCTCCTGAAATCCCCAATAAGGTCAAACGCTTGACCATAAGTAAACTTGTCATGGAGCAAGACAACCAGAGCAACGAGTCGAGTGAAAGCCCAGACTCTTCCCAGGAGCCAGTTGTGTCTTCTGCCTCTAAATCCGTTCAGAAATTGCCCAACCAGCACGAGTCTACTGAAAGTGCCAA GTCCCGCAAAGGAAAGTGGAGCAGTTTATATACTGAAGAACAAAAGGACAGCTGGAGTGATGAGGAAGAGCTCTTCTCAGGTGTAG CATTACTTGAGCAAAATGGCCACAACTCTGGAGTCTTTGGTTCCAAGAAACAG AAATGGACGGTGCAGGAAAGTGAGTGGATCAAAGAGGGAGTAAAGAAGTACGGAGAAGGGAGATGGAAGTCCATCTGCCAGAAGTACCCCTTCCAGAACCGCACATCGGTGATGATCAAGGATCGCTGGCGGACCATGAAAAGGCTGGGGATGCTCTGA
- the TERF2 gene encoding telomeric repeat-binding factor 2 isoform X5, translating into MAGERARGAGGRREKAAAAAAARGEEAMNRWVLQFYFHQAVAAYRAGRNRDFRQLRDVMQGTPGLAAGGRARRGARPRAPAALLVRPLEKHPPVVQLLRVMQFLSRIEEGENLDCSFDREMELTPLESAMGILQLFQKEFSVPEKKVEPVQKMLKEAAVIVCIRNREFDKASAILKRHMGKDPRVQKKKAELQAIIREKNHAHPMIRDFSYGDFQQDMFQFLKTYVDSSEPVLVTMMKTLNSERAEEPKRSSAAPGSASGARDQAAAPKPVGMEQDPAGAPKPAETAEDTAVPPSPAERAEDPAGAPEPMEESSYPAAAPEHIIAAVKNLEDVSERMEIPEQAAAAAPELAEVPSRDSERNKRRKEEENQDSEISDPPEIPNKVKRLTISKLVMEQDNQSNESSESPDSSQEPVVSSASKSVQKLPNQHESTESAKSRKGKWSSLYTEEQKDSWSDEEELFSGVALLEQNGHNSGVFGSKKQKWTVQESEWIKEGVKKYGEGRWKSICQKYPFQNRTSVMIKDRWRTMKRLGML; encoded by the exons ATGGCGGGCGAGCGGGCGCGGGGCGCTGGCGGGCGGCGGGagaaggcggcggcggcggcggcggcgcggggcgagGAGGCGATGAACCGCTGGGTGCTGCAGTTCTACTTCCACCAGGCCGTGGCGGCCTACCGCGCCGGAAGGAACCGCGACTTCCGGCAGCTCCGCGACGTCATGCAAGGTACGCCGGGACTGGCGGCGGGAGGGCGGGCACGGCGTGGGGCCAGGCCGCGGGCACCCGCAG CGCTGCTGGTGCGGCCCCTGGAGAAGCACCCCCCCGTGGTGCAGCTGCTGCGCGTGATGCAGTTCCTGTCCCGCATCGAGGAAGGCGAGAACCTAG ATTGCAGCTTCGACAGAGAGATGGAGCTCACTCCTCTTGAGTCAGCAATGGGCATCCTgcagctgtttcagaaagaatTCAGCGTGCCGGAAAAGAAGGTGGAACCCGTccagaaaatgctgaaggagGCT gccGTTATCGTCTGCATCCGAAACAGAGAGTTCGACAAAGCTTCAGCAATTTTAAAGAGGCACATGGGGAAGGATCCCAGGGTCCAG aaaaagaaggcagagctgcaggccaTCATCCGGGAGAAGAACCACGCTCATCCGATGATCAGAGACTTCTCGTACGGGGACTTCCAGCAGGACATGTTCCAGTTCCTGAAGACCTACGTGGACAGCTCCGAGCCGGTGCTGGTGACG ATGATGAAGACTTTGAATTCAGAACGTGCCGAAGAACCAAAACGCTCATCGGCGGCTCCTGGATCTGCGAGTGGGGCCAGGgaccaggcagcagctcccaagcCCGTAGGAATGGAACAGGACCCAGCAGGAGCTCCAAAGCCTGCAGAAACTGCGGAAGACACGGCGGTACCTCCCAGCCCTGCGGAGAGGGCAGAGGACCCAGCAGGAGCTCCTGAGCCCATGGAAGAAAGCAGTtaccctgcagcagctcctgagcaCATAATAGCGGCGGTTAAGAACCTGGAAGACGTTTCAGAACGTATGGAAATacctgagcaggcagcagcagcggctcCAGAGCTTGCAGAAGTGCCTTCCAGGGACTCGGAAAG AAACAAGAGAcggaaagaagaggaaaatcaaGATTCTGAGATCTCAGACCCTCCTGAAATCCCCAATAAGGTCAAACGCTTGACCATAAGTAAACTTGTCATGGAGCAAGACAACCAGAGCAACGAGTCGAGTGAAAGCCCAGACTCTTCCCAGGAGCCAGTTGTGTCTTCTGCCTCTAAATCCGTTCAGAAATTGCCCAACCAGCACGAGTCTACTGAAAGTGCCAA GTCCCGCAAAGGAAAGTGGAGCAGTTTATATACTGAAGAACAAAAGGACAGCTGGAGTGATGAGGAAGAGCTCTTCTCAGGTGTAG CATTACTTGAGCAAAATGGCCACAACTCTGGAGTCTTTGGTTCCAAGAAACAG AAATGGACGGTGCAGGAAAGTGAGTGGATCAAAGAGGGAGTAAAGAAGTACGGAGAAGGGAGATGGAAGTCCATCTGCCAGAAGTACCCCTTCCAGAACCGCACATCGGTGATGATCAAGGATCGCTGGCGGACCATGAAAAGGCTGGGGATGCTCTGA
- the TERF2 gene encoding telomeric repeat-binding factor 2 isoform X4 has product MAGERARGAGGRREKAAAAAAARGEEAMNRWVLQFYFHQAVAAYRAGRNRDFRQLRDVMQGTPGLAAGGRARRGARPRAPADCSFDREMELTPLESAMGILQLFQKEFSVPEKKVEPVQKMLKEAAVIVCIRNREFDKASAILKRHMGKDPRVQKKKAELQAIIREKNHAHPMIRDFSYGDFQQDMFQFLKTYVDSSEPVLVTMMKTLNSERAEEPKRSSAAPGSASGARDQAAAPKPVGMEQDPAGAPKPAETAEDTAVPPSPAERAEDPAGAPEPMEESSYPAAAPEHIIAAVKNLEDVSERMEIPEQAAAAAPELAEVPSRDSERQPSGTVTTYGISVLREAFKILSDSRDSDALFTKLDETDFSFPKQLSPSVSHRNKRRKEEENQDSEISDPPEIPNKVKRLTISKLVMEQDNQSNESSESPDSSQEPVVSSASKSVQKLPNQHESTESAKSRKGKWSSLYTEEQKDSWSDEEELFSGVALLEQNGHNSGVFGSKKQKWTVQESEWIKEGVKKYGEGRWKSICQKYPFQNRTSVMIKDRWRTMKRLGML; this is encoded by the exons ATGGCGGGCGAGCGGGCGCGGGGCGCTGGCGGGCGGCGGGagaaggcggcggcggcggcggcggcgcggggcgagGAGGCGATGAACCGCTGGGTGCTGCAGTTCTACTTCCACCAGGCCGTGGCGGCCTACCGCGCCGGAAGGAACCGCGACTTCCGGCAGCTCCGCGACGTCATGCAAGGTACGCCGGGACTGGCGGCGGGAGGGCGGGCACGGCGTGGGGCCAGGCCGCGGGCACCCGCAG ATTGCAGCTTCGACAGAGAGATGGAGCTCACTCCTCTTGAGTCAGCAATGGGCATCCTgcagctgtttcagaaagaatTCAGCGTGCCGGAAAAGAAGGTGGAACCCGTccagaaaatgctgaaggagGCT gccGTTATCGTCTGCATCCGAAACAGAGAGTTCGACAAAGCTTCAGCAATTTTAAAGAGGCACATGGGGAAGGATCCCAGGGTCCAG aaaaagaaggcagagctgcaggccaTCATCCGGGAGAAGAACCACGCTCATCCGATGATCAGAGACTTCTCGTACGGGGACTTCCAGCAGGACATGTTCCAGTTCCTGAAGACCTACGTGGACAGCTCCGAGCCGGTGCTGGTGACG ATGATGAAGACTTTGAATTCAGAACGTGCCGAAGAACCAAAACGCTCATCGGCGGCTCCTGGATCTGCGAGTGGGGCCAGGgaccaggcagcagctcccaagcCCGTAGGAATGGAACAGGACCCAGCAGGAGCTCCAAAGCCTGCAGAAACTGCGGAAGACACGGCGGTACCTCCCAGCCCTGCGGAGAGGGCAGAGGACCCAGCAGGAGCTCCTGAGCCCATGGAAGAAAGCAGTtaccctgcagcagctcctgagcaCATAATAGCGGCGGTTAAGAACCTGGAAGACGTTTCAGAACGTATGGAAATacctgagcaggcagcagcagcggctcCAGAGCTTGCAGAAGTGCCTTCCAGGGACTCGGAAAG gCAGCCCTCTGGAACTGTAACCACGTATGGGATTTCTGTTCTGAGAGAAGCTTTCAAGATCCTGTCAGACTCCCGGGACTCAGATGCGCTCTTCACCAAACTGGATGaaacagacttttctttccccaagcAACTGTCTCCTTCTGTATCCCACAGAAACAAGAGAcggaaagaagaggaaaatcaaGATTCTGAGATCTCAGACCCTCCTGAAATCCCCAATAAGGTCAAACGCTTGACCATAAGTAAACTTGTCATGGAGCAAGACAACCAGAGCAACGAGTCGAGTGAAAGCCCAGACTCTTCCCAGGAGCCAGTTGTGTCTTCTGCCTCTAAATCCGTTCAGAAATTGCCCAACCAGCACGAGTCTACTGAAAGTGCCAA GTCCCGCAAAGGAAAGTGGAGCAGTTTATATACTGAAGAACAAAAGGACAGCTGGAGTGATGAGGAAGAGCTCTTCTCAGGTGTAG CATTACTTGAGCAAAATGGCCACAACTCTGGAGTCTTTGGTTCCAAGAAACAG AAATGGACGGTGCAGGAAAGTGAGTGGATCAAAGAGGGAGTAAAGAAGTACGGAGAAGGGAGATGGAAGTCCATCTGCCAGAAGTACCCCTTCCAGAACCGCACATCGGTGATGATCAAGGATCGCTGGCGGACCATGAAAAGGCTGGGGATGCTCTGA